CTGCTTCGCGAGCGCTTCTCAGCTCCCGACGCAACAGGGCCACGGGCGGCCTCACGGCGTCGAGGCGAAAGGCCGCTCAGCCATACACGACGTGAGACCTGAGCCCTGGCCACCAGCTCATCGCCATCACGGATGTTGAGGCCGTTTTCAGATTCCCCATGAATCTGCGAAACGAATTGCGCCCACGTCATCTCTCGCAACGCGCCCAAATCCTCCGTGGGAGCATTCTCAACGCACGCGGACAGCCCGATGCCAACCACGAGAACGTGCGCGTACCGCCAGGCGCTCCACCGCATCACGACTTCAACAATGGCTCTCATGAATCCCCCCATTCAAGGCGAGGTCGCTGTGACCGCAAACACAATCGCCTCGCACAACAACCCAACAACACCCAAGTAGAAAGCAAGACAAATACACGAACAAACTCTCAATGAACCAACAACGTCACGGGCAACAATGGAGGCGGCCCAAGACTCGGTCGCTGCCGTTGTCGACGAGCCCGTCCGGCCCCACCGCCGAGCCATCCACCGCCCTGCCTTGCGTTCTCGTCGGACGCGAGTGCGTCCTGCATGTACGCCAGCTCACCGCACGCAAGGACGCCCTCCTCTCGGAGTCCACCGGCATGAAACGTGCTCAGGCCCATGCAGTGCGAACACAGCGACGGCCCAGCTAGGGAGTTCATGCGACCTGTTACATCTCGTCTCCGATAACACATTGGCATCTCACCAGGTCACCCAACAGGGCTTCAGCACCGCCCTGCGTCGCCGTGCGGCAAATTGTCGCGATGCGCTCCGCTCTCCCCAAAAGACAGAACGCATCTGAGACATGAAAACCCTTGCACACTCCGCAAACAGGGCCGTACGATGCGTGCAGTTCCCGACAGAACTGACGCATCACGGACTCCCTCGCAGTCCGACGTCATTCCCATTCCTTCATCAAAAAGGATGTTCGCATGCCGGATGCATCCATGGTGCTTTCCACGGTCGACAACACGGCCATCAAGATTGAACAGGCGCTGTACAAGCTCTACACGGCGGTCTCGGGCAAGGGCTTCAAGGACGTCCTCAACCAACTCCCCACGGTCATCCTGGACGCCGTGCAGTCCTCGCTGAGCAAGGTGCTCGACTCGGTGGCGGGCATCGTGAAGCAACTGACCGACCCGAAGGTGCTCAACGGCATCAAGGACGTCATCACCGCGGGCCGGGACGTGGTGGCCTCCACGTTGGACCTGCTGCCGTCCAGCGCCCAGGGCTTCGCGGAGACGGCGAAGCGCTTCCTCAATGTCATCGTCGACTTCGTGAGCGCGGGGGTCGAGCACATCGTGGCCATCGTCGACCTGTTGATGAAGGTCGTCGGCGCGCTCGCGGGCAAGGTGGAAGCCCTCGCCGCCGAGACCATCGCCGCCCTGAAGAAGTCGGGTCTGACACTCCCCGCCTGAGCAATCAGATTGCCGTCGAGAGTTCCCGCCGCATGACGCGCGGGAGCTCTTCTTTTCCCCCATGAGCAGGGTATCCACCCCCCTCGTCACCGAGGGTACGGAGCACGTATGGCCAGTGGCCTCATCATCCCGGGTGTCCAGGTAACGGTGGTCAAGGAAGTGCTGCCCCAGCAGCTCGCGCCGTCCGGAGTGCTGGGGCTCGTCGGCTTCACCGAGCGCGTCGAGCTGACAGAGCAGAACCAGCCCAAGGTCACACGCGCTGGAAGCTGGCCTCGTTACGTGGAGGTCCTCGGCCGGGCCAGTGCGTACAGCCTGCCCGAGGCGCGACAGGCATTGGACAATGGCGTCTCCGAGCTCGTCATCTCGCCGCTCCCGCAGAGCGCGGGAGCCACCGCGCGCGCGGCCCTTTCGGGTGACGAGACCAAGGCCAAGGCCTTCCGGGCCCTGCTCGACAAGGCGGTCCGCGACGCCTCTGCCGCGGCGGACGAGGCCAAGCGGCAATGGGACGCCCTCAAGAAGAGTCCGGAGACCGGCCCCGACGCGCTCAAGGCGGCGGAGGCCCGCAGCGTGGAGGCCAAGGCGCACCTGGATGACGCCACCGCCGCCCAGAAGGCGGGCTCGGACATCTCGAATGACAATGCCGGCATCTCACTCCTCGCGCGCGCGCCGGGCGTCTGGGCCAACGGGCTCGTCGTCCAGGTCACGTACCGCGAGACGCTGGATCCATCCGTCGCCTTTGACCTGAAGGTGCTGCGCCGGACCGCGGGCCAAGAGGAGCTGCTGGAGATGTACCGTGGCCAGTCACTCACGACGTTCGCCGCGACGATGCGGAGCTCGGCCTTCGTGAAGCTGGACGAGACGAAGGCGCTGGGGTGGCCGAAGGCGGCTGAGTACACGCTGGCGGGTGGCCAGGACGCGAGCGCCGCCGATTACGCCGCCGCGCTGGACCGGCTGCGTGACGAAGCGGACGTGGACATGGTCCTCGCCGCCGTGCAGGACTACTCCGACCTGGCCCGGGTGGCCCGCATCTACGGCGCCGTCATCAGCCACTGCAACACGCTGAGCGACGAGTGCCGGGGACGCATCGGCTTCGGCCAGGTGCCCCGGACCGGCGGCATGGACACGCATGCGCAGCTCGCGAGCACCCTGGTCAGTGACCGGTTCGTGCTGGTGGCGCCCAACGGCGTGGTCGGCGCGGTGACGGGCATGGTGGGCAGCTTGCCGTACTTCCAATCCCCCACCTTCAAGCGGCTCTCGGGGCTGGCCGACCTGCCCGCGCTGTCCACGGAGGAGCAGAAGTCGCTCCTGCGGGGCAACGTGGTGCCGGTGGTGCTGGAGCGAGGGCGCGGCACCATCGTGTTGAGAGGGCTCACCACGGATGGCGATCAGATCAACGTCCGCCGCGTGGCGGACCGGGCCGTGCGCATGCTGAAGATGGTCGGCGACCTCTTCATCGGTCTGCTGAACAACGCGGATGGACGCACCGCGCTCAAGCAGAAGCTGGTGGAGTCCCTGGTGCAGATGGAGAAGGACGGAGCGCTGGTCCCCTCCACGGACGGCAAGGATCCCGCCTTCAAGGTGGAGGTCTACTCCTCCCAGACCGACTTCGCCCAAGGCATCGTCCGCGTGAACATGGCCGTCAGGCCGGTGCGCGCCATTGACTACATCTACGCGACCATCACGGTCCAGGTTTGATGAGGAAACACGCTGATGCCCACGGTCTTCTCCGCCAACCGTAGCAGCGTCCTGGTCGACGGCACTCCCGTCGAAGGACTCCAATCCCTTGTCTTCCGCGTCGTCACCGAGCGTGAGGACATCCGCGCCATCGGCTCCAACGAGCGCGTGGACGTCATCTTCGGCCTGCGCACCGTGAAGGGGGAGCTCGTCATCCGCTCGGCCCACTTCGGGCTCGATACGCTCCTGCAGGAACGCGCGAAGTTCCAGCTCGTGGCCAGTCTGAAGCGCACCGAGGGCACCGACGACCTGCGCACGCTGTCCTTCGACGACTGCTACGTGGAAGGCAAGGCCTTCCAGGTCGACGCGCACGGCAGCGCGGCCACGACCTACGCCTTCACCGCCACCCGGATTCGCGAGGAGTAGCGCGTGTTGGAGAAGCCCACGCCCATGGCCTCGGAGCCCTTCCCTGCCGTCCCCACCTCCATCGAGGTGGACGGCCGGTGCTTCGTCGTGTGCGTGGGCGCCCCAGGCGAGACGCTGGAGGTGGACACCTCCACGGGCGAGCGCGTGCGGCTCGGCCGCTGGAGCTTTGACGCGCACCTGGCGGCACTCGACCGCCATGCCAGCGTCAATGCACAAGGGCTTCACTTCAACGCGGAAGGCTTCGCGCGTGAGGTGTTGTGTGGCCTGGAGGTCCCAGCGGCCTACCAGACGGAGCTGGCGCCCGTCGCGCTCTGGTGGGCCGCCGTAGGCGGGTACGAAACCAGCGCGGGCGTGCAGGAGGACGGGTGGCTGCGGGCGGGTTCCGTGCGCGCCCGGCTGCGGCCCTGGACCTTCGCCGAGCGTTCCCAGGCCCTGAGCGAAAGCACCCATCCCAGTGAGGGAGGTGGCAAGGCGTTCAACCTGGAGCGGTACCTGCGCAGGATGCTCCAGACCTCCCTTGTCTCGCTCGAGCCCGCCGGCATGGCGTTGTCGATGCTCGACGGAGCGACGACATCGGCACTCCTCGAGGGGGCCCTCTTCCTCAATGACACTGGAGGGCGGGATGAGGATGTGAGGCTGAAGGCCGCGGACGCGGACAGCCAGGCCTTCGCGCGGGTGACGTTGCGGCTGTGCAAGAGCCTTGGCTGGACGCCGTCCCAGGTCTGGGAGACGCCAGCGGCGGAGATCGACCGGCTGCTGACGCTGCTGGAGATGACAGAGCCCTCGGCCCCGGCGCAGCGGCCCGCGCAGCGAGCGCCGAGCCTCGCGGATCACCCAGACGCGGTGGTCATCCAGGTGGAGGACTGACCGTGCGCACCGCCATCACGACCCAGGAGCTCGTGTCACTCCTCGCTCGGCCGGCATTCCGGGCCATGGAGTCCGCCGCGCAGCAGTTGGGTATCCGGTTGCCGGGGCCCCCTCACGAAGTCACCGCCGGGCAGCCCTTGGAGGCCATGGCCCCCAGCGACAGTTCGCCAGCACCGGAACAGGCCGCGGACCGTCGTGTGGCGGCCCCCGCCAACGACCCCAACGTTCCAAGGCGGATCGACGGCGCGAGCGCGACACCTTCCGCGGTGGGTGGAGCGCGTCCACGCGACAGGCGGCTGGTCCGACTCATCTCGCACCTGGGCGCCCGCGCGGAGACTTCGGCGGCGCAACATCCGCTCCCGAGCGAAGGCTCGGCACGGAACGACGACGGAATCGGAAGGGAGGCGCTGAGCACCGGCCTCCAGCCCGCGGCGTCAACCCGTGCGACGAATGGAAACGGGGAGGCGGCGCCGTTCGCGGACTCGCGCCCCACGTCCTCGCTCCTGAACGAAGGAGACCCACCGAAGCCACGGAGCCCCGGCGCACCTGTCGCGCGTCCGTCCATGAACGTCGAAGCGCCTTGGGCGTCACACGGCGCCACCGCGGGAGTCGCCTGGAGGGAGCCACGGAGCGACGCCTCGAACGAAACGCCCCTGCTCGACGCACGGGTAGAGCCCTCGATGAAGGGAGCCGTGCCCAGCGCCGCCGAGGCAGCCTCCCCTCACCTGACGGCCCCTATCATCGCGGACGCAGTGGACGTCGCGGAGGCACGACTCTCCGGCCGACCTACGGCAGCGCAGCCAGCACCCACGCGCGGTGACTCCAGCTCCGTCAGCGCAGCGCCTGCCGTGAGCCCCGCCACGTCCAACAGCACTCCCGCGCGAGGCCATCGCCTCGTCCGGTTCCTCCCCGGCCACGCACCGACTCCCGGCGCCACGCTCACGGACGCCCCCAAGGAGCGCACCGATTCCGGCCCACGGACTCAGGAAGTGTCGAGCCCCCCACGCCGGCTCACGTTCCTCCCGGCCACCGAATCCTCGGCGCTTCCGAGGACCCCCAGGACCCAGGATGGCTCCGTCACGTCCGCCCTCACCGAGCAGGTCTCAGCGGGCCTGGCGCCGGTCCTGACACATGCCCACGAGCTCACCCAGGCCCCCGTGGCTCCGAACGCGGGGCGCCCCCCCAACGAGGGCGTGCGCAACACGTTCAACGTCAACGTCCACCTGGAGCCCACCAGCGTGTCCACCGGTCTCGACCGGCACGCGCTGGAGGAAGCGCTCATCGACCTCCTCCGCGACACCGCCCGCCGCCACGGGCTCGAGGTGTGAGGCGATGGCCGGAATTGCCTACGACGTGAAGATCGGCGCCTTCCAGGCCTCCAGCCATCCCCAGCGGGGGAACGGACAGGTGCGCTCCATCTCCTGCACGCTGACCATGGATGGCTCCGGAGGCCACTGCTATCTGGAGCTGATCGCCACGGGCGCCTCACCGCCCCAGCCGCGGCCCGGAGACGCGACGACCATCACCCTGGACGACGGCAACGGCGGCGCCACCGTCTTCACCGGAGAGGTGCAGGAGAACAAGGCCGCCGCGGACACGGCCTTCGTCGTCGGCGTCGACGGCCTGACGAAGCTCGCCCGGCTCGATGTCGAGGGGGCCTACGAGCAGATGTCGGCCGGAGCCATCGCCAAGGAGCTGATACAGAAGGCCGGGGCCACCGTCGGAACCGTCGAGGACGGCCCCAAGTTCCCCAGCTATGTGCTGCACCGGGGCCCTCGCGCGCTCCGCCACGTCCAGCAGCTCGCGGAGCAGTGCGGCTTCGACGTGTACACGGATGGCGACGGCAAGGTTCACTTCGCCGCGCCGAAGCCGGGCGGAGCAGACCACGCCTTCACCTACGCCGAGCAGGTGCTGCGCACGGGGCTCCAACAGGTGGCGACGGCCGTCGACGGCATCCAGGTCTGGGGCGAAGGCGCGGCGAGCACCCAGGGCACAGAGAAGACGCACTGGCTCATCAAGGACCTGGCGTCCGTGAGCGGCAAGGCGTCCATGGATGAGGCGTTCACCGTGAAGCCCGCCAGCGAGGGCAAGCTCATGCGGGAGGTGCGCGACGGCGCGATGCGGACAGGCGAGGACGCTGCCACCCAGGCCCGGGCGAGGATGGCGCTGCTGGCCTCCCGTCCCCTGCGCGGCTTCGTCGAGGTGTTGGGCAGCCCCAAGGTGAAGCCCGGTGACCGGGTGAAGCTCGACGCCATTCCCACGACGCACCCGGTGAACGCGCTGGCCTCCGGCAAGGTGCTGCGCGTGCGCACGGTGCGCCACACGCTGAACATGAAGACCGGCTTCGTCACCCGGATGGAGTTCTGAGATGCCCGTACGCATTGGCAAGATCGAACTCATTGGCCTGACGAACATCTACACGGAGGACGCCCGCAACCTCGTGCAGCAGCGCGTCCCAGGTCAGGCGGGCAGCGTCTTCCAGGACCTGGGCCGCGAACCCGTCACCGTGGTGATGGAAGGCATCCTGCTGGGCGAGGACACGCAGGCCAGCCTCGAGGAGTTGCGTCAGGCGCAGATGAAGGCGCGGCCGTTGTCGTTCGCCGCGGACGCGGTCGCCGGAGCGGACCTCACCGAGGTCATCATCGCCGACTTCCAGGTGAAGCAGCTCGCCGGACACCAGAACCGGTTCAGCTTCCACCTCAAGGTCCGTGAACACCAGGAGCCACCCGAGCCCGCCGACGCGGGCGTCGCCGCCGTGAACGCGGCGGTGGCCGACGACGCCGACGCGTGGGCTGGGAGCGCGATGGACGCCGCCGCCGTGTTGCAGGCCCCCGACTCCCTGATGGCCGCCGTTGACAAGAACCCCGAGCTGCTCGGGCACCTGAGCGCGGACGAGCTGGGCTCCGTCATCACCCAGGGCCAGGAGAAGCTGAGCGGCAAGAACTTCGGCTCGCTGCTGAGCACGCTGGGCCAGGTGAACCCGCAAGTCATTGGTGACCTGATCAAGACCCTGCAGAACGGAGGCAACCTGGGGGCGTTCATCGAGAAGCTCGCCACCGAAGGCATCAACGTGCTGGAGGCGCTGACCGGCGTCGACCTGGGCGCGGCGCTCAGCCTCGTGAAGGGCGTCGCCGGCGCGAGCGACTTCCTCGCGAAGCTGCGGCGCGTCGCGAACGAGGCCCAGGCCCTGGGCATGCAGATTCAAGATTTGGATCCGCTCGCCCCCTTCCAGAACCTGGAGGTGGACGGATGAGCAGCACGGCCGACGTCGTCGAAGGCATCTCCCGGCTCATCCAAGCGCTGGATGAGCTGTTCCAGACCCAGACCTTCGAGGCCCTGGTGGATTTGGTCCAGCAGCTCGGCATCGGCGGCCCCGTGAGCCAGGCCCTGCGCGCGATTGGCACGGTGCTGGAACACCTGGTCGATTGGATCTCCAAGCTGGAGAAGGTGGCGGCCATCCCGACGATGCTGGAGGCGCTGGCTCCCACGCTGGAGCAGGTCAAGGGCATCACCACGTCGCGGGAGCAGGACCTGCGGGAGGCCGGCCTGGATGCGCTCGTGCCGCTGACCACGGCGGCCCGCGCCCTGTTCGACGTCTTGAACCGGGTCCGAAAGGGCGCCGAGGCCATCTTGAAGGGGCTGCTGGACCCCGCCGCGCTGGCCCGGTTGCGGCAGTCGGTCATGGACTTCGCGGCCACGCTGAAAGCCTACGAGGAACGGCTCAAGGCGAAGCCCGCGTCCACCCAAACCATGAAGAGAGTGACCCCATGAGCGACCTGGTGACCTTGATGCGCGCCATCATCCGCGCCGAGCTTGCCTCGCTGCGTCTGGGCGACATCGGCGTGGTGACGGCCGCCTTCCCTCATGCCGAAGGCGACGTGCACAACCACGAGTGCAACGTGAAGCTGCGCGAAGGAGGCCTGGAGCTGCGCCGCGTGCCCATCACGACCCCGCATGTGGGCATGGTGAGCGCCCCACGCGTAGGTGACCTGGTGCTCATCTCCTACGTCGGTGGGGATCCCCAGCGCCCCCTCGTGGTGGGCCGGCTCTATTCCGATGAGACCCAGCCGCCCGAGCACGCCGAGGACGAGTGGCGCGTCGCCTCACCGCCCGGTGGAAAGACCTCCATCGCCATCGACAAGGACCAGTCGGTGGTCATCACCGCGGGGGAGACGGTGGTGACGGTGAAGCAGGACGACACCATCTCCATCGTGGGCAAGCAGGACCTGAGCATCCAGGTCGACGGCAACGTGAAGCTCCAGTGCACGGACTGCACGGTGGACGCGTCCGGCGACATCCACCTGGGCACGGGCGGAACCGGCGTCATCACCGAGGGAAGCCACAAGTGCTACTTCACCGGAGCCCCGCTCAAGGGCTCGAAGACGGTGAAGGCCAAGGGTTGACCCATGCCAGCCCTCAGCGCGTCCGAAATCGAGAACCTCGCCAGCAGCGCCCTCCAGTCAGCGGGCCTGCGCGGCGAGAACGCGCCCGACCTCGCCAAGGCCGTGGGGCAGGTCTGCGGGCAAGCCTTCACCCTCTTCGTCAACATGGCCATGGTGGCCCCTGGAATCCCAGCCGCCGCGTCACCGCCCCCCGGTGCGGGGAGCACGGTGGGCCCCGGCATGCTGCTGCCGCCTCCGGCTGGAGGACCCGGCGCCGCGCAAATCGAACCCCTGGCGCTGGCGGCCCTGTCCTCCAACGCGCTCAACGGCGAGCAGAAGCCCGCGTTGGCGAAGGCCCTCGCGAAGTCCATCGAGCAGGCCCTCACCCTCTTCACCCTACAGGTGAAGGTCGCGCCGGGGATGGCCATCTCGGGCTTCACGACGTCCGCCCCGGGTTCGCTCGTGGGAGCAGCGCCCGCCAAGCCCATGCTCGAGCCCCTCATCCTGGGCTTCCTCCAAGCGGAGGGCTTGCGCGGAGAGAACATTCCGGACCTGGCCGGCGCCCTGGCGCAGACCCTGTCCAACGCGCTCACGCAGATGATGTCGCGGCTCATGGTCACCCCCGGCATTCCGTCCTCGCCCGGGGCCACCGCGGGGCCGGGGAGGTTGACCTGATGACCGACACGCTGAAGACGGACCTCCGGCTCGCCTTCAAGGACACCGGCGAGGTGGACCTCGACTGGTCCAACGACGGAGGCGGCGCCAGGACGGTGGACGGCAAGGACAACCTCATCCAGGCCCTCACGCTGCGGCTGATGATCTACCGGGGACACCTGGAGCCGCTGGGCCATACCCGCTACGGCAGCAAGGTGGCGGAGCTCATCGGCGAGCCCCTGGACCGGCCGAACCTGGAGCTGCTGCGCCGGTACGTGCGCCAGGCCCTCAAGGAAGACCCCCGCGTCGAGGACGTGACGCACCTTTCGGTGACCGCGCGGCCCGACCTTCCGGGCGCGGTGGACGTACGGGCGCACGTCCTCGCCGTCACGGGGGACGCAGTGGAACTCGGGCTGGCGCTCGACCTCGGATGAGACGCAGTCGCCGCACGACACGACTTCGGGAGAACACATGGACCTCAGGGAACAGCCGGGTGTGAAGGGAACACTGACCATCGAGCTTCGCGACACGAGCGGCGCCATCGTGGGGCGATACCGGCACCACAACCTGATCACCACCCACGGCAAGCGGCTGCTGGCGGAGCTGCTGATGGGGAAGAAGAACGCCCTGCCCACGAGCTGGGCCATCGTGGTGGGCACGGGCACCGCCCCCGCCAACGTAGCGGATACCGGTTTGAAGGCGCCCATCCCCGATGAGGCGTTGGACCGCTCCCCGGACGTGGCGGTCGTGTCGCGTGGCAACACCACGGTGGTCCAGGGCACGGTGTCCGCCACGCTCCCCGCGCCCGCCGCGGGCACGGTGCAGCCGCTGACCGAGGCGGGCATCCAGATCACCGTGGGGAATGAGAAGATCCTCTTCAACCGCGTGCAGTTCCCGCCGGTGAACCGGGGGGCGAACATGGTCATGACGCTGAGCTGGGAGATTGCCTTTTGAGTCTCACCTCGCTCGACACGTCGTTCAGCGCCATCGTCGACCGGCTGCTCGAGAACCTGGGGCCGGACATCGACAAGAACGCGGGCAGCATGGCCCGCACGCTGGCGGAGTCCTACGGCCGGGAGATGGCCACCTTCTACGCCATGCTCGAACTGGCGCATCGCTCCGGCTACGTCGACACGGCCGAGGGCGCCGCGCTCGACAACGTCGTGGCCGTGCTGAGCATCGCGCGCGCCCGCGCGGGGCGGCTCACCGGCGACGTGGAGTTCAGCCGCAGCTCACCCGCGCCGGAGGACATCGGCATCCCCTCCGGCCGACGGGTGACCGGCATGCTGTCGGAGAACGCCCCCCTCCCCGCCTTCGAGACATTGGAGGATGTGGTGCTCCGCCGAGGAGAAACCCGCGTCGTCGCCCCTGTGCGGGAAGTGCAGGACGACTCGGACGCCTCCCGGAACGCGCCCCCGACCATCGACCCCGGCAAGCTCAACGTGATGCCCCGCCCCGTGCTGGGAATCGAGGCTGTCACCAACCGCGCGCCCATCCGCCGCACCAGTCAGGAGGAGACCGACGCGAACCTGCGAGCCCGCGCGCGCGCCTCGCTCCGGGACGGGGAGATGGGCACGCTCGAAGCCATCGCCGCCGCCGTGCGCCAGCAGGGCGTCCAGCAGGTCACCGTGCGAGAACCCCCGGACGCGCCTCCGGGCATCATCGAGGTGCTGGTCGGCGACCCCGACTTCGAACACCAGCCGGACGGCGTGCAACGGGTGGAGCGGGCCATCCGCGACACCAAGGCCGCCGGCATCCGCGTCCGACTCGGCTATTCACGCACCATCTACCTGCGACCCGTCTTCCAGGTGGAACCCGTGGACCCGGACCTGGACGAGGCCGCGTTCGACCGCCTCCGCCGTGAGCTGTGGCAGGCCCTGGCCCGTTTCGTCGAAGGGGTGCCAGCGGGGGAGCTCTTGAGCCGGCGCAGGCTGGAGGCCGTCCTCTTCGCCCATCCGGCCGTGCGCCATGTCAGCGACATCACCGTGCGCACCTATGTGTGGGACGCCCAGCGCAAGGCGCTCGTGGACGGACCGCGCCGCGAGCTGGGACTGGATTGGAAGTTCCAGCCCAACGAGAAGCCCGCCATCGACCTGGTGAAGGCACCGCCGGACATCTCTCGCGCGAGGCCGCTCGTCTACCGGTTGGACCTGGTGGTGTCGCTCCCTGGCTCGGACCGGCGCACGCCCGAGCAGGTGCGCCAGTCGCTCCGCGGCGCGGTGGAGGCGTACTCGTCGCGCATCATCACGGATGCCCAGGCAACAAAGCAGCCCCAGTCGGTGGTGTCGTGGGATTCACTTCGCGCCGCGCTGGGCAAGGAGGCCGGCGCGGAGGAGCTGCTGTTCGCGACCCTGACCACGGACAAGGGGCTCTCCCTCACGCTCGAGAAGACCGGCCCCGAGGCTCACCGTGCCATGAACCTGGGCGTTCAGCTCGCGCTCGGCGGCGTGGAACTGGTGTGGCTCGGATGAACCCGTCCCAACGCGCGCGCCGCATGGTGGGGTATCTGCCCCCGCTGCTCCAAAGCGGAGGGCGGATCCACCGTCTCTTCGACGCCATCGCCCAGGAGCTGGGCGTGATGGAGGGCGGCCTCACGCGCCTCATGCGCTCGCGCTGGTACTCGCTCGCCAAGGGCTTCCAGGCGGACGCCTCGCTCGCCACGAAGGCGGGCTCCGAGCTGGGCCGGATGGGCGCGCTCTTCGGGCTTCAGCCCGGTCCGGACGAAGCAGACGCCTACTTCCGGCGGCGGCTCGCCTCCCTGGTGGAGCTACACCGCACGGGACTGGGCAGCGCCCCTGCCCTGCTTCGGCTGGTCTCCTTGGTCTACCGGGCCGAACAACCCCCGGAGCTCTCGTGGGATGGAGACACGGCCGTCGGCCGTTTCATCGTGCCGGAGCCACCGGATGCGACAGGCGTTCCGGGAAGGCGCAGCATCACCGTCGAGCTCCACGACAACCCCTCGACGCCCGCGATGGCGCGCTTCCAGCGCATCCCCGCGGACCAGCGACTCCTCACCCTCAACCAGGGCCTGGACCCCGCCTTCCCCGAGGTCACGCTGACCGCGCCCGCGGACGCGGACATTCGCGTTCCCATCCTTCACCACCATGACTCCGGATTGGACGTGCTGTTCCTGGGCAGCGTGCCCCGAGGAAAGACGCTCACGCTGCGCCACCAACGCGTCCCGTTGATTGATGGCAACCCGGCGCCCGAGCCGGTGCTCCTCGCGCATCCCGCGCGCTTCGACGACAACCCTCAGCCGCTTCGCTTCGACACGGACGCGGCGCGCTTCTCCGTGTTCGACCGGGACCAGGGTCTGCCCGAGCTGGCCCCCGGGGAGAATCACTGGAGCCACGGCACGCTGAGCAAGCAGGACCTGGAGAACTACCTGCCCAGCGGGCGCAACCCCGAGTTGGAAGAGGACAGGCTCAAGGCCCTGGAGCTGGCGCTCGAGCCCAGGCAATCGCCGCCCATCGACATCCAATTCCGCTGGACCGAGGTCACCCCCGCCACGTTCTCACTCCGCATCCCGGTGGACTACATCCCTCCCCAGGCCGCGAGCCTGCCCGACCTGGTCCGGGAGCTGACGTCCGCGCTGAACTACGGC
This genomic window from Myxococcus hansupus contains:
- a CDS encoding phage baseplate assembly protein V, which codes for MSDLVTLMRAIIRAELASLRLGDIGVVTAAFPHAEGDVHNHECNVKLREGGLELRRVPITTPHVGMVSAPRVGDLVLISYVGGDPQRPLVVGRLYSDETQPPEHAEDEWRVASPPGGKTSIAIDKDQSVVITAGETVVTVKQDDTISIVGKQDLSIQVDGNVKLQCTDCTVDASGDIHLGTGGTGVITEGSHKCYFTGAPLKGSKTVKAKG
- a CDS encoding DUF2634 domain-containing protein encodes the protein MTDTLKTDLRLAFKDTGEVDLDWSNDGGGARTVDGKDNLIQALTLRLMIYRGHLEPLGHTRYGSKVAELIGEPLDRPNLELLRRYVRQALKEDPRVEDVTHLSVTARPDLPGAVDVRAHVLAVTGDAVELGLALDLG